In Patescibacteria group bacterium, the following proteins share a genomic window:
- a CDS encoding Ig-like domain-containing protein, with amino-acid sequence MSKFIKTSLKKRAVKWPVFGLLGAFLIFGTIFAVNYVFAVGDATIAPASNGTNVSIDTTSAPGGSGTWRTLSGPTINETAPGSIEVGTHTFNLPDGWEFNTGSTVTVVRTVGDIEPESQVITPGPNSFTFSITGASTANSGLAFIISSMKVRPTGIAPSTGNITHSSVDGAAIAGVTDGVGGTSFGTLSTIAGAPTQVKIETAANGSGTVISPQDVISGNTLTAYTIERDQFNNFVNNVAATWSLIDKTPDVVDANLVPAGDSKSATFTGVLVGSGVIHAVDGSFTDDTGTLTVVPGPVSADNSIVAVDKDRETVSGGDNIITITVTVKDAAGNVIPNSSVTVDSTGTENELNPVPATTNALGVATVTFSSTKAEEKTITATADGTLIVLTQEVTFNHDVASRLEMATQPSATATAGEAFATQPVVKIVDQFGNLISEDDLSVITATRNSASGSRDLGGTLTATVSGGIATFTNIVYTEAVTIALNFSSDSLTPVTSNSIAVAPNVPSVVTFSTAPAAVITDTVDNPISTQPIVLVKDAYENNVANGTDVLLTKASGAGDLRGALSLATTNGLATFTNVAYSQVDIFKITATAGTVSATSGDIGPLKAGVITAFTLTAPTPVTAGTAFTVSVAGAVDQFGNPASGTVTVSASSGGGDSPSGAHPEYNPITVTDGTGSAESTLFNAVSTVLHGAAGLAADDTAAITVNSDVANKVVVTSSKASVNADGVDSAGITGQLKDQYDNNRPQAGVSITLTRTKGTLDPAGMQTTDADGIVVATLTSGADRTAGTATLSATSAGLIIIDASVDFIDVTPPEAPVITNPAAATVVINETTKPTQVISGTAEADSIVEIYIGIVPSGVTTTATGGNFSFSNLQLETAGIVSELDYDAAKVVTVTSTDAADLESAPSNSVSYTQDTTRPTFAIQYYSDAGLTTELTDNKRLKVGTYYIKITANEALSEAPRISIDAEGTANDVSSVDATLVAGNDYKYDRVIASDVAAVGEVLENIAITGTDAVGNTATNINPTNEATKAAYTDTVAPTITSYTLNGSGANVTFDPTNPASVSIVINASEIIDNWVSLQVVQGGVTKKSYIPATDDGTAILNEAWDGSLSAGGTAPDGVYTMEVHMIDRAGNEVDNVALDTYTMTVDTGTPTITGFTAPALDTVYKDNIAVAFTPNDPGPGTALICSYTVDSPVLEGTIPCTTGVPISTTISGASDGRHTLTVTVTDAAGNTVSETSASFVLDTDDTLTVDDTALNNPDFDTIQEAVTKSTAGDTIDIAAGTYDQGASEITINKSLTIAGPNVSISPNGGSRVAEAIIEGSAGGGPATFNITSGTAVVTFEGLTFATTGAEMRSDASGATISLRKNIFSGAMTDGLYFEDPILTLDDNLFTSIDTPNADTVQVGGHYSASANTITITNNTWTGITSSGALNLSSVTGNITGNTFNGVQYYGMLIANTSGNLNISNNTFNNITNPDPGTSATWGAGIRTYHDLGLVYAGPITVTGNTFSNSYLGISVRAGSDISGAEFSVSNNSFTGNTTGILNAGTGTLNAAQNWWGDPSGPYNLTSNPHGTGNAVSDNVAFTPWYFDAERTDISLVLPTATLSGTPADPTSLTSASITVGDANIVYYKYKLDGGAFGAETAVADLITLAGLSDGSHTVYVIGRDKYGNWQAELSATTHTWTVDTAAPAGYAVTLYPSSLKTSANFNFTGAEVGANFTYSLDDTDPMTAAVEGSGIATSTTYHVGSINTSTLSDGVVTLTVVMTDAAGNSGLPATATRTKDTTPPSITINNGVEAGPVKDDVINITSSDPHLSATYNNYSFSSDAVCNSTDFSAPLNTYVSGADFTISGDHTDYLCVRARDSYSNFTYQLVGQLNTDNTNPVMSLSSMFTGQTLTGGNIYTINWTATDLNIGPPAGTPIKIEFTSDGGLTWSSVVGATENDGAYSWTVPAINSSDCQIRVTVTDLATNADFDLSSTFTITHSTVVDTTDPVIAVNSPNGGETWDEGSTHTLTWTATDNVTSSANILVTLDYSTDGSATWHNIVTNTSNSGGHPWTIPAGANSTNVFIRATATDAAGNTGSDMSNTAFNIAVPVAYPDPICTGPVAGVYTCTISLSSGWNLMSLPVIPGSTAIEDVIAGIKTNLDTVQYYYNGDWQTFTVQEGHPELPGVGDLGIMKDGNGYWVNMNGSDTLTIAGTIAPEAPNPPTSYPVISGWNLIGLKSISAYKTTTTYLSTLPSGYIVFDQSNADKTGSYMQGGKGYWLWSTGAGNIVPTD; translated from the coding sequence ATGAGCAAGTTTATTAAAACATCTCTAAAGAAACGCGCTGTGAAATGGCCGGTCTTCGGCTTACTCGGCGCGTTTTTAATTTTTGGAACAATCTTCGCGGTTAATTATGTTTTTGCCGTTGGAGACGCGACCATTGCCCCTGCCAGCAATGGAACTAATGTGTCTATTGATACAACTTCGGCTCCTGGCGGATCGGGAACCTGGAGAACTCTAAGCGGACCGACTATTAATGAAACCGCGCCCGGAAGCATAGAGGTTGGAACGCATACTTTTAATCTTCCGGATGGATGGGAATTTAATACGGGATCAACTGTAACCGTGGTAAGGACTGTCGGCGATATTGAACCGGAGAGCCAAGTGATAACGCCCGGCCCGAATTCTTTTACTTTTTCGATCACAGGAGCTTCCACGGCAAATAGCGGCCTCGCTTTTATTATCAGTAGTATGAAGGTCCGGCCGACGGGTATTGCTCCCTCTACCGGCAACATAACCCATTCAAGTGTAGATGGTGCCGCTATTGCAGGGGTTACAGATGGGGTTGGAGGTACCAGTTTTGGCACTTTATCTACTATTGCCGGAGCGCCAACACAAGTTAAGATTGAAACCGCGGCTAATGGGAGCGGAACTGTAATTTCGCCGCAGGATGTGATTTCCGGAAATACCTTAACTGCATATACCATTGAGAGGGATCAATTCAATAATTTCGTAAATAATGTCGCGGCTACTTGGTCATTAATCGATAAGACCCCTGACGTTGTCGATGCTAATTTAGTACCGGCCGGAGATAGCAAAAGCGCGACTTTTACCGGGGTTTTAGTGGGAAGCGGAGTAATCCATGCGGTTGATGGCTCTTTTACGGACGATACTGGCACTTTAACAGTTGTACCCGGTCCGGTTAGCGCCGATAATTCTATTGTTGCGGTAGACAAGGACAGAGAAACTGTAAGTGGCGGAGATAATATTATTACCATTACGGTAACGGTAAAAGACGCGGCCGGAAACGTAATACCTAACTCTAGCGTGACAGTCGACTCAACCGGAACAGAAAATGAACTTAATCCTGTACCAGCGACAACAAATGCTTTAGGAGTAGCAACGGTTACCTTCTCTTCCACTAAAGCTGAAGAAAAAACTATTACTGCGACCGCTGATGGTACTTTAATTGTGCTGACCCAGGAAGTTACATTTAATCACGATGTTGCCAGCCGATTAGAAATGGCAACACAACCTTCGGCAACTGCAACGGCGGGCGAAGCTTTTGCCACTCAACCAGTTGTAAAAATTGTTGACCAATTTGGCAACTTGATCAGTGAAGATGATTTATCAGTAATAACCGCAACGAGGAACAGCGCCAGCGGTAGTAGGGACCTCGGAGGAACTTTGACAGCGACTGTTTCTGGAGGCATCGCTACCTTTACTAACATAGTTTATACCGAAGCGGTAACTATAGCTTTGAATTTTAGCTCGGACAGCCTCACTCCTGTTACTTCCAATTCAATCGCTGTAGCTCCAAATGTACCATCAGTTGTAACTTTCTCTACGGCGCCAGCGGCGGTCATAACCGACACCGTAGACAATCCAATCTCCACCCAACCAATAGTGCTGGTCAAAGACGCTTATGAAAATAACGTGGCCAACGGAACTGATGTTCTTCTTACTAAGGCTAGTGGTGCGGGCGATTTGCGGGGAGCTCTTAGTTTGGCAACTACAAACGGTTTAGCGACCTTTACTAATGTTGCTTACAGCCAGGTGGATATCTTTAAAATCACTGCGACCGCTGGAACCGTTTCAGCTACAAGCGGCGACATCGGTCCGCTTAAAGCCGGTGTAATCACCGCTTTCACGCTAACCGCCCCGACTCCAGTTACGGCTGGAACCGCATTTACGGTTAGCGTCGCCGGAGCAGTTGACCAATTTGGCAATCCTGCTTCCGGAACCGTTACTGTTTCTGCTAGCTCTGGCGGTGGCGATTCTCCAAGCGGCGCACACCCTGAATATAATCCAATCACAGTTACTGACGGAACGGGAAGCGCGGAAAGCACTTTGTTTAACGCAGTGAGTACGGTTTTGCATGGCGCCGCAGGATTGGCAGCTGACGATACCGCAGCAATTACTGTTAACTCGGACGTGGCAAATAAAGTGGTCGTAACCAGCAGCAAAGCTTCTGTTAACGCCGATGGTGTTGATAGTGCTGGAATTACCGGCCAACTAAAAGATCAGTATGACAACAATAGGCCTCAAGCCGGAGTTTCCATTACCTTAACAAGAACCAAGGGAACTCTTGATCCGGCTGGAATGCAAACCACTGACGCTGACGGAATTGTTGTTGCAACCCTAACCTCGGGAGCCGACCGAACGGCCGGGACTGCTACGCTTAGTGCCACTTCTGCTGGCCTGATCATTATAGATGCTTCAGTTGATTTTATAGATGTTACTCCGCCGGAAGCCCCTGTAATTACGAACCCGGCCGCGGCAACAGTTGTTATTAACGAAACCACAAAGCCGACTCAAGTGATTTCCGGGACAGCAGAAGCTGATTCAATAGTGGAGATATATATTGGAATAGTACCAAGCGGAGTTACTACTACCGCAACCGGAGGCAATTTCAGCTTTAGTAATTTACAGTTGGAAACCGCCGGAATAGTTAGCGAATTAGATTATGACGCCGCTAAGGTTGTAACTGTAACCTCTACTGACGCCGCAGACTTAGAAAGCGCTCCATCAAATTCAGTTTCTTATACCCAAGACACTACTAGGCCAACCTTCGCTATTCAATATTATTCAGATGCCGGCCTTACAACTGAATTAACTGACAATAAGAGATTAAAAGTCGGGACCTATTATATAAAGATTACCGCTAACGAAGCTTTAAGCGAAGCGCCAAGAATTTCGATTGACGCGGAAGGTACAGCTAATGACGTAAGCAGCGTCGATGCTACTTTAGTCGCGGGAAATGATTATAAATATGACCGAGTGATCGCCAGTGATGTTGCCGCTGTCGGCGAAGTTTTAGAAAATATTGCCATTACCGGAACAGACGCAGTTGGCAATACTGCTACAAATATTAATCCTACCAATGAAGCTACTAAAGCTGCATATACCGATACAGTTGCACCGACAATCACAAGCTACACTCTAAATGGAAGCGGAGCTAACGTTACTTTTGACCCAACCAATCCCGCAAGCGTATCCATCGTAATTAATGCCAGTGAAATTATCGACAATTGGGTTTCACTGCAGGTGGTGCAGGGAGGTGTAACTAAGAAAAGTTATATCCCTGCAACTGATGATGGAACCGCTATTTTGAATGAAGCTTGGGATGGGTCATTAAGTGCAGGTGGCACTGCTCCTGATGGTGTTTACACAATGGAGGTGCATATGATTGACCGGGCTGGAAATGAGGTTGATAATGTTGCATTGGACACTTATACTATGACTGTTGATACGGGCACCCCGACTATCACTGGCTTCACCGCTCCCGCGCTTGATACAGTATATAAGGATAATATCGCAGTGGCTTTTACGCCTAACGACCCGGGGCCTGGCACGGCTTTAATTTGTAGCTATACAGTTGACAGCCCAGTGCTTGAAGGAACAATTCCTTGTACCACCGGCGTGCCGATAAGTACAACTATTTCAGGAGCCTCTGATGGGCGCCACACCCTAACGGTTACTGTTACTGACGCGGCCGGAAACACCGTTTCCGAAACATCCGCTTCGTTTGTATTAGATACAGACGATACTTTGACCGTTGATGATACGGCTCTTAATAATCCTGATTTTGACACCATTCAGGAAGCTGTTACTAAATCAACTGCCGGAGATACAATTGATATTGCTGCCGGGACGTACGACCAGGGTGCCAGCGAGATAACAATAAATAAATCTCTTACTATAGCCGGCCCGAACGTCAGCATAAGCCCTAACGGCGGGTCGCGTGTTGCAGAGGCAATTATTGAAGGTTCTGCTGGCGGAGGACCTGCAACTTTTAATATAACTTCAGGGACCGCGGTTGTAACTTTTGAAGGACTTACGTTCGCGACCACCGGGGCAGAAATGCGAAGCGATGCTTCCGGGGCAACTATCTCGCTCCGTAAAAATATATTCAGCGGAGCTATGACCGATGGCTTGTACTTCGAGGATCCTATCCTCACTCTAGACGATAACTTGTTTACGAGCATTGACACGCCCAACGCGGATACAGTTCAGGTTGGAGGACATTACTCGGCGAGCGCCAATACTATCACCATTACTAATAATACGTGGACCGGCATAACAAGTTCCGGCGCACTGAATCTAAGCAGCGTTACCGGCAACATAACCGGAAACACTTTTAACGGAGTCCAGTATTACGGTATGCTGATTGCAAATACTTCGGGGAATCTTAATATCTCTAATAATACATTTAACAACATTACCAACCCTGATCCGGGTACTAGCGCAACCTGGGGCGCGGGTATCCGCACCTATCACGATTTAGGCTTAGTTTATGCCGGTCCGATAACTGTTACGGGAAACACATTCAGCAATTCATATCTAGGAATATCCGTGCGCGCTGGAAGCGATATTTCCGGAGCCGAGTTTAGCGTCAGCAACAACTCATTCACCGGAAACACTACCGGCATATTAAACGCCGGAACCGGCACCTTGAACGCCGCGCAAAACTGGTGGGGAGATCCGAGCGGCCCATATAATCTGACTTCAAATCCTCATGGAACCGGCAACGCCGTTAGTGACAATGTCGCTTTTACTCCATGGTATTTTGATGCGGAACGGACTGACATAAGTTTAGTGCTTCCGACTGCAACGCTTTCCGGGACACCAGCCGATCCGACCAGTTTAACCTCGGCCAGTATAACCGTAGGCGACGCGAATATTGTTTATTATAAATATAAACTGGACGGCGGAGCATTCGGGGCTGAAACTGCAGTTGCGGATCTAATTACCTTGGCCGGCTTGTCAGACGGTTCGCATACAGTTTACGTAATCGGCCGGGATAAATATGGCAACTGGCAAGCTGAATTGAGCGCGACTACTCATACTTGGACAGTAGATACGGCCGCGCCAGCCGGCTACGCGGTAACTTTATACCCGAGCAGCCTAAAAACTTCGGCTAATTTCAACTTTACCGGAGCCGAAGTTGGCGCGAACTTTACTTATAGCCTGGACGATACCGATCCGATGACCGCGGCAGTTGAAGGAAGCGGAATCGCCACCTCAACCACTTACCACGTCGGCTCGATTAACACTTCGACCCTGTCTGACGGAGTAGTTACGCTTACGGTTGTTATGACTGACGCCGCCGGTAATTCAGGCCTTCCGGCTACTGCCACTCGAACTAAAGATACAACTCCACCGTCGATTACTATTAATAACGGGGTTGAAGCAGGTCCGGTAAAAGATGATGTTATTAATATCACTTCCAGCGATCCTCATTTGAGCGCTACTTACAATAATTATAGCTTTAGCTCCGACGCAGTTTGTAATAGTACTGACTTCAGCGCACCACTAAACACATATGTGAGCGGGGCTGATTTCACAATCTCCGGCGACCATACCGATTATCTCTGCGTAAGAGCTAGAGATAGCTATAGTAATTTTACCTACCAACTCGTCGGCCAGCTGAATACGGATAACACCAATCCGGTCATGAGCTTGTCGAGCATGTTTACGGGGCAGACTTTGACTGGCGGAAATATTTATACGATAAACTGGACGGCGACGGACTTGAATATCGGGCCGCCGGCCGGAACGCCGATTAAAATCGAATTTACTTCGGACGGGGGATTGACTTGGTCTTCGGTCGTCGGGGCGACGGAAAATGACGGCGCTTATTCGTGGACCGTGCCGGCTATTAATAGCTCTGATTGCCAGATAAGAGTTACGGTGACCGATTTGGCGACTAACGCGGATTTTGACTTAAGCAGTACCTTTACGATTACTCATTCGACCGTTGTTGATACGACGGATCCGGTTATCGCGGTCAACAGCCCGAACGGCGGAGAGACTTGGGATGAAGGGTCAACCCATACGCTTACTTGGACCGCGACTGACAATGTTACCTCGTCAGCGAACATCCTGGTTACCCTGGACTATTCAACTGACGGCAGCGCTACTTGGCATAACATCGTAACAAATACTTCAAATAGCGGAGGTCACCCATGGACTATTCCGGCCGGTGCCAATTCTACGAATGTCTTTATCCGGGCTACTGCTACTGACGCCGCGGGTAATACCGGTTCTGATATGAGCAACACAGCCTTTAATATCGCCGTACCGGTCGCTTACCCTGATCCGATTTGTACCGGTCCGGTAGCCGGAGTTTATACCTGCACTATTTCTTTGAGCTCGGGCTGGAATTTAATGTCTTTGCCGGTGATTCCGGGGAGTACGGCGATTGAAGACGTAATTGCCGGAATAAAAACAAATCTTGATACCGTCCAATACTATTATAATGGCGACTGGCAGACCTTCACGGTCCAGGAAGGCCATCCTGAATTGCCGGGAGTAGGCGATTTAGGAATTATGAAAGATGGCAACGGCTATTGGGTGAATATGAATGGCAGCGATACTTTAACAATTGCCGGAACTATCGCCCCGGAAGCGCCAAATCCGCCTACCAGCTATCCGGTAATCTCCGGCTGGAATTTGATCGGCCTTAAATCAATTTCGGCTTACAAGACTACGACTACCTATCTTTCGACTTTGCCTTCCGGATATATCGTCTTTGACCAATCGAACGCTGATAAAACCGGCTCTTACATGCAAGGCGGAAAAGGCTACTGGCTCTGGTCGACCGGCGCCGGAAATATCGTGCCTACTGACTAA
- a CDS encoding alpha/beta fold hydrolase — translation MKIKFARTICILPVIFLAGIFVFGALGSAPAVKAADPTDAADFGVWHFDENSGTVAYDSGPNGNNLEWGHNPWGGGKIAPERVRGQWDLGINFSQTEELYSRQFSPAVSWPDGLTVGIWIKTDVDTPQYTRFFWLGNTFDSSGSPANHFMLAIKDGHAVIKFKKENEWQEELVSEALVNDSNWHFIAVSLTASGQAKLYIDGIKDGELSFAQTIPAAENIVIGRREDYYAPYALNNFKGVIDDVWIRSESLDDSKILEIFQSAKPYKSEITETALAPIAVKAIYHFDDTGDTASDSSGNGYNLSWGANPWGGGEPSPRRVSGRFDKAINFNKVEDLFSRNVDPPVNFENGISAGAWIKTGAQSDPGARFLVLGGNNKENNIVLSEKLGQAFLTVNFSDGCTATTNGPACFYRTYNITSSQSINDNNWHFISFTFDPRAHNHTLKLYIDGEEEGSEFIPGNPPSFGQVKVGYREDNSCGRFCNFMGDVDDLFILSSILSPEEVKQIYESGQPFAWPLVKEKDPVIIVPGILGSWQSLNIKLIDPILHTYDNLIEALIQSGYELDKNLFVFPYNWRQNNVTTAGQLKDKIQEIKEITGKTKVDIVAHSMGGLVARYYVQSSEYQNDVDQLIFLGTPHKGAPEDYLAWEGSYFLANNWLLNSVLGLEAAEHKYLNIIKYIHEQAPSVEQLLPTYNYLQNKLGDSWIDRIYPVQYPRNEFLENLNTQAGISALKGRANIINIFSHSLKANTTVSKIRVISDPDIYDSKWMDGYPENLDDGNADCLILGDGDRTVPNESSNSLAGVKTIELSGYDHRQMVTAAQKEVIKELTGKTPDKYIDSLWSAIKRIFFIRVYSPVDFTIIAPDGKRLGKDFFSNTDLNEIDGAFYSGFGAEEEFATILEPMDGEYKIEIQGVSRGGQYQLGTSLINTDNESEIEKNYQGNIAENQVQEFRINYSSTSDNPLSDPEPIDLVAPTINITSPAEGSNYLHNATMQIEYSATDDFSGISATSTLLDGQSVDNEKADLFFLKTGEHLLEFRALDKAGNMATSTVKFNITATPDSVISDIQRLYNLRWIYDRITSKLLITEIEEIKWRLKLLNEAKNIIIRTRGKIEANNSIPAKTKVKMFQRYNEELERLDKENDKKLKVVFDRMEKSLWKYLTRHLINQKAYDIIKDDFNYLKNNL, via the coding sequence ATGAAAATTAAATTCGCGAGGACTATTTGCATATTGCCGGTCATTTTTTTGGCGGGTATTTTTGTTTTTGGGGCTTTGGGGAGCGCGCCCGCGGTTAAAGCCGCCGACCCAACTGACGCGGCTGATTTTGGTGTTTGGCATTTCGATGAAAATAGCGGAACCGTTGCCTACGACTCCGGGCCGAACGGAAATAATTTAGAGTGGGGCCATAACCCCTGGGGCGGGGGAAAAATCGCGCCGGAAAGAGTTCGAGGCCAATGGGATTTAGGAATAAACTTTAGCCAAACCGAAGAATTGTATTCCCGGCAATTTTCTCCTGCTGTTTCATGGCCCGACGGATTAACAGTCGGAATTTGGATAAAAACGGATGTTGACACGCCACAGTATACCCGGTTTTTTTGGCTGGGAAATACTTTTGATTCAAGCGGCTCGCCGGCTAATCATTTTATGCTGGCAATAAAGGATGGCCATGCCGTCATAAAATTTAAAAAAGAAAACGAGTGGCAAGAGGAATTGGTTTCAGAGGCTCTGGTTAACGATTCAAACTGGCATTTTATCGCTGTCAGCCTGACTGCGTCCGGCCAGGCTAAGCTCTATATTGACGGAATAAAAGACGGGGAATTAAGTTTTGCCCAAACTATTCCAGCGGCCGAAAATATCGTAATCGGCCGGCGCGAAGATTATTACGCGCCTTACGCCTTAAATAATTTTAAAGGAGTAATTGATGACGTTTGGATCCGGTCGGAAAGCCTGGATGACAGTAAAATCCTGGAAATTTTTCAGTCCGCTAAGCCCTATAAGTCTGAAATAACTGAAACCGCATTAGCGCCAATCGCGGTAAAAGCTATTTATCATTTTGATGATACCGGAGATACGGCCTCCGACAGTTCGGGAAACGGCTATAACTTAAGCTGGGGCGCTAACCCTTGGGGCGGCGGAGAGCCGTCGCCAAGACGGGTTTCCGGGCGGTTTGATAAGGCAATAAATTTTAATAAGGTTGAAGATTTATTCAGCCGGAACGTTGACCCGCCGGTAAATTTTGAAAATGGGATTTCGGCCGGCGCCTGGATTAAGACCGGCGCCCAAAGCGATCCGGGAGCCCGTTTTTTAGTCTTAGGCGGAAATAATAAAGAAAACAATATTGTCCTTTCCGAAAAACTCGGCCAAGCGTTTTTGACAGTCAATTTTTCCGATGGCTGTACCGCGACAACTAACGGCCCGGCCTGCTTTTACCGGACATATAATATAACCTCCAGCCAATCCATTAACGACAATAACTGGCATTTTATCTCCTTCACCTTTGATCCGCGCGCCCATAATCACACGCTAAAACTCTATATAGACGGCGAAGAAGAGGGGAGCGAATTTATTCCGGGTAATCCGCCTTCTTTCGGGCAAGTTAAAGTCGGCTACCGGGAAGATAATTCTTGCGGACGTTTCTGCAATTTCATGGGAGACGTTGACGATTTATTCATCCTTTCTTCAATTTTATCTCCCGAAGAAGTAAAGCAAATTTACGAAAGCGGCCAACCCTTTGCCTGGCCATTAGTAAAAGAAAAAGATCCAGTGATTATAGTGCCGGGGATTTTGGGGAGTTGGCAAAGCTTGAATATAAAGCTGATTGATCCCATCCTGCATACCTATGATAATTTAATAGAGGCTTTAATCCAGAGCGGATACGAATTGGATAAGAATTTATTCGTTTTTCCTTATAATTGGCGGCAAAATAATGTGACGACCGCCGGCCAGCTAAAAGATAAAATTCAAGAGATAAAAGAAATAACCGGTAAAACAAAAGTGGATATTGTAGCCCATAGCATGGGCGGATTAGTGGCCCGGTATTATGTTCAAAGCAGTGAATATCAAAATGACGTTGATCAATTAATATTCTTAGGAACCCCGCATAAAGGCGCGCCGGAAGATTATTTAGCTTGGGAAGGTTCATATTTTTTGGCCAATAATTGGCTATTAAATAGTGTGCTAGGACTTGAAGCGGCTGAGCATAAATACTTAAATATTATTAAGTATATCCATGAACAAGCGCCCAGCGTGGAGCAGCTCTTACCGACTTATAATTATCTGCAAAATAAACTTGGCGATAGTTGGATAGACAGAATTTACCCGGTACAATACCCGAGGAATGAATTTTTAGAAAACCTTAATACGCAAGCCGGGATTTCCGCGCTTAAAGGAAGGGCTAATATTATTAACATATTCAGCCATTCGCTAAAAGCTAACACAACGGTCTCGAAAATAAGGGTAATTAGTGATCCGGATATATATGACAGCAAATGGATGGACGGCTATCCGGAGAATCTAGATGATGGCAATGCTGATTGTTTGATTCTAGGTGACGGCGACCGTACGGTCCCCAACGAAAGCTCTAACAGCTTAGCCGGTGTTAAGACTATTGAGCTTTCCGGATATGATCATCGCCAGATGGTAACCGCCGCGCAAAAAGAAGTTATTAAAGAACTAACGGGAAAAACGCCGGACAAGTATATCGATAGCTTGTGGTCAGCTATCAAAAGAATTTTTTTCATAAGAGTTTATTCTCCAGTTGATTTTACTATTATTGCGCCGGACGGTAAGAGACTGGGCAAAGATTTTTTTTCAAATACAGATTTAAACGAGATTGACGGCGCTTTTTATTCAGGTTTTGGGGCAGAAGAAGAATTTGCGACAATTTTAGAGCCAATGGACGGCGAATACAAAATAGAAATTCAAGGAGTTAGCCGAGGAGGACAATATCAATTAGGTACCAGTTTGATTAATACCGATAACGAATCGGAAATCGAGAAAAACTACCAAGGCAATATTGCCGAAAATCAGGTTCAGGAATTTAGAATTAACTATTCCAGTACGTCGGATAATCCGTTAAGCGACCCCGAGCCCATTGATTTAGTAGCGCCAACTATTAATATTACTTCTCCAGCTGAAGGAAGTAATTATTTGCATAATGCAACTATGCAAATTGAATATAGCGCCACCGACGATTTTTCAGGTATTTCCGCAACTTCAACTCTCCTAGACGGCCAAAGCGTAGATAATGAAAAAGCTGACTTATTTTTCCTAAAAACCGGAGAACATTTATTAGAATTTAGGGCTCTTGATAAAGCGGGAAATATGGCTACTTCAACAGTCAAATTTAATATAACCGCTACTCCGGACAGCGTAATTTCAGATATCCAAAGGTTATATAATCTTAGGTGGATATACGACCGGATAACCAGTAAATTACTGATAACCGAGATTGAAGAAATTAAATGGAGATTGAAGCTGTTAAATGAAGCAAAAAATATAATTATTAGGACCAGAGGAAAAATAGAAGCCAACAATTCAATCCCAGCTAAAACTAAGGTTAAAATGTTCCAAAGATACAATGAAGAGCTGGAAAGGTTGGACAAGGAAAATGATAAAAAGTTGAAAGTAGTTTTCGACCGGATGGAAAAATCGCTTTGGAAATATTTGACTAGGCATTTAATTAATCAAAAAGCTTATGATATAATTAAAGATGACTTTAACTATTTAAAAAATAATTTATAA
- a CDS encoding DUF2304 domain-containing protein, translated as MIQQILALIVIIFFLSRLFWQKKKDELENAEFVFWLVFWALAAAAIVFIKSIDRFVADLGFSATGINVLFYVAVVLLFYIIFRLRLRIEKMERNITRIVREVALREK; from the coding sequence ATGATTCAGCAAATTTTAGCGCTTATAGTCATAATTTTTTTCCTTTCCCGGCTTTTTTGGCAAAAAAAGAAAGACGAGTTAGAAAACGCCGAATTCGTTTTTTGGCTCGTCTTTTGGGCTTTGGCCGCCGCCGCTATTGTCTTTATAAAATCAATTGACCGCTTTGTCGCCGATTTAGGCTTTTCCGCCACCGGCATTAACGTCCTCTTTTACGTCGCCGTTGTCTTGCTCTTTTATATTATCTTCCGCCTGCGCCTGCGGATTGAAAAAATGGAGCGCAACATCACCCGGATTGTCAGGGAAGTGGCGCTCCGGGAGAAGTAA